CCTGATTGAGAATGGTTCCCCAGGGAGACGCGAGTGAGGGTCCTCGAATGCGAAACCGATGAGCGGCTGCTAATTGAAGCGGCGCAACGCGATCCGCTTCGCTTTGCCGAACTGTACGAGAACAATTTCGAGCGGGTATACGCATTCATGGCCTACCGGCTGCGTGATAGGGCGGAGGCCGAGGACCTGACTGCGGAAGTTTTTCATCGCGCACTCGCCGGAATTCAAAACTTCGAGTGGCGAGGTGTTCCGTTTGCAGCCTGGCTGCTAGGCATCGCAGCCAAAGTGCTGGCGGATCGGTGGAAGCGTCTTGGTAAGCGGCAGGAAGTACCCGTTGACGAGCTGGAACACGCGGGAATCGACGCCGCTATCGAGCAGCGTGCGATGTTGTTTCAGCTGGTCGATGCTCTCCCTCAAGATCAGCGTCATGTGGTGCTGCGGCGCTTCATTAATCAAAGAAGCATTCGCGAGATCGCCCAGGAGATGGGACGCAGCGAAGGAGCCATCAAACAATTGCAATTCCGCGCGCTGTACACTCTGCGCGCGCAGATGAGGAGCAAGTATGTCTAGCCCGGTACTAATTGAACAACTCGATTGCGCGATTGAAGTGTTGCTGCGAGATCCAGATGCTGCAATTTCGAGCATGGATCCCGGCGTGGCGGAGTTGCTCGGCGTTGCCGCGGAATTGCGCACCCTGCCACGTCCGGAGTTTCGCGCGAAGCTTCGCGGCGAATTGACGCGAGGCAGTCTCGTCGCGGAAGTTGCAGGGCATCACCGACCGCGGTTTAGCTCCAATGTTGAAACCAGGAACGAGCAGAGTTCGGCTGTGGAAGTTTTGCCGACGTTGTTCGGCGGTGGCTATGGAAGCTATGCGATGCGCCGCTCTAATTTCGTTATTTCCATTGCCATGCATGCGGCTGCCCTGGCACTCATCCTGAGTTCCGGATTATGGTTTTCTCGTAGTCAAGTACGCCAGGAACGGAGAGGGGAATCTGTAGATCTAAGTGAGTATGTCTCCATCTCTCCCGATACAATGCGCTCTGTGCATGGTGGGGGGGCCGGTGGAGACCGCGATAAAGTAGCGGCTCCGCAGGGACGTCTGCCCAAGCTGGCGATGCAGCAGATCACCCCTCCAG
The sequence above is a segment of the Terriglobales bacterium genome. Coding sequences within it:
- a CDS encoding energy transducer TonB; its protein translation is MSSPVLIEQLDCAIEVLLRDPDAAISSMDPGVAELLGVAAELRTLPRPEFRAKLRGELTRGSLVAEVAGHHRPRFSSNVETRNEQSSAVEVLPTLFGGGYGSYAMRRSNFVISIAMHAAALALILSSGLWFSRSQVRQERRGESVDLSEYVSISPDTMRSVHGGGAGGDRDKVAAPQGRLPKLAMQQITPPEVVVRNNHAKLTAEPSVVMPPSLRLADNHLPNLGNPVSSVLGPASNGIGAAAGIGDGNGGGIGSGYGRGLGPGFDAGYGGGVFSVGGGVSAPLPIYKPEPEYSPEARLAKLQGTVILSLIVGIDGKAHAIQVARSLGLGLDERAIAAVRQWRFDPAKKDGKPVPVAVDVEVSFRLF
- a CDS encoding sigma-70 family RNA polymerase sigma factor → MRVLECETDERLLIEAAQRDPLRFAELYENNFERVYAFMAYRLRDRAEAEDLTAEVFHRALAGIQNFEWRGVPFAAWLLGIAAKVLADRWKRLGKRQEVPVDELEHAGIDAAIEQRAMLFQLVDALPQDQRHVVLRRFINQRSIREIAQEMGRSEGAIKQLQFRALYTLRAQMRSKYV